The following proteins come from a genomic window of Chaetodon auriga isolate fChaAug3 chromosome 16, fChaAug3.hap1, whole genome shotgun sequence:
- the pde6hb gene encoding retinal cone rhodopsin-sensitive cGMP 3',5'-cyclic phosphodiesterase subunit gamma, translated as MNASPPAGSALAPGGATGPTTPKKGPPKFKQRQTRTFKSKAPKPGQKGFGDDIPGMEGLGTDITVVCPWEAFGDMELSDLAKYGII; from the exons ATGAACGCCAGCCCCCCCGCAGGAAGCGCCCTGGCCCCTGGTGGAGCCACTGGCCCCACCACACCCAAGAAGGGACCACCCAAGTTCAAGCAGAGGCAGACTCGCACATTCAAGAGCAAGGCCCCCAAACCAGGCCAGAAGGG CTTTGGTGACGATATCCCCGGCATGGAGGGTCTTGGCACAGACATCACGGTGGTGTGCCCATGGGAAGCCTTTGGTGACATGGAGCTCAGCGACTTGGCCAAATACGGCATCATTTAA
- the LOC143333616 gene encoding retinoic acid-induced protein 3 translates to MKMAFLSGKSLFPLLLLFFYGPLSSLCQSANSSSINPTTNTPTTTSSPSSNDTSLSRVPGCGKGLHPIYRYLCDRRAAWGIVLETLASSGFLLSMGLLLGLLLWSLWICISSKQQRSGIGGTVACMSMFLLATAGIFATTFSFIIRLTPQTCPTRLFLFSVLFSLAFSCLLARCLALLGFAAARGWGEPALALGLFTVQVIISTQWLILVLVRDKNPCEYSQEEFVMLQIYVLCLLAFSLILSLHFLCRSCFTYSYSYTGAGYLQGRAQATLLFLTLLVSACIWVVWITMLVRGNPELGRRPRWDDPVLSIALVANGWVLLMGHGLSQVAFLCRGEARSKDIPLSFAGWTSPSADIPGLNSPKEGKENGSFETDGDNKRGRRAEPSLRSPYESGFSMTEIDPDKDFSIPRPQATNYREPYDEYYGHN, encoded by the exons atgaaaatggccTTTTTATCTGGCAAATCCCTttttccgctcctcctcctcttcttctatgGCCCTCTCAGCAGTCTATGCCAGTCAGCCAACAGCAGCTCAATCAATCCCACAACCAACACCCcaaccaccacctcctctccttcctcaaaTGACACCTCCCTGTCACGCGTGCCGGGCTGTGGCAAAGGACTGCACCCCATCTATAGGTACCTGTGTGACCGGAGGGCAGCTTGGGGTATTGTACTGGAGACCCTGGCCTCTTCAGGCTTCCTGCTCAGCATGGGTCTCCTCTTAGGCCTGCTGCTCTGGTCCCTGTGGATCTGTATTTCCTCAAAGCAACAACGCAGCGGCATCGGAGGCACGGTGGCCTGTATGTCCATGTTCTTGTTGGCCACAGCTGGGATCTTCGCCACCACCTTCTCCTTCATCATCCGTCTCACCCCTCAGACCTGCCCCACCAGGCTCTTCCTCTTCAGCGTGCTCTTCTCCCTGGCTTTCTCCTGCCTGCTGGCCCGCTGCCTCGCTCTGCTGGGCTTCGCGGCTGCCCGGGGCTGGGGGGAACCCGCCCTGGCCCTGGGGCTCTTCACCGTGCAGGTCATCATCTCAACCCAGTGGCTGATCCTCGTGCTGGTCCGTGACAAGAACCCTTGCGAGTACAGCCAGGAGGAATTTGTCATGCTGCAGATCTACGTGCTGTGCCTCCTGGCGTTCAGCTTGATCCTCTCCTTGCACTTCCTGTGCCGCTCCTGCTTCACATACAGCTACAGCTACACAGGGGCCGGCTACCTGCAGGGGAGGGCACAGGCCACACTGCTCTTCCTCACACTGTTGGTCTCCGCCTGCATCTGGGTGGTGTGGATCACTATGCTCGTCAGGGGAAACCCCGAGCTGGGCCGTCGACCGCGATGGGATGACCCGGTGCTCAGCATCGCCTTGGTGGCAAATGGTTGGGTGTTACTGATGGGGCACGGGTTGTCCCAGGTCGCCTTCCTTTGCAGGGGGGAGGCCAGGTCCAAGGATATCCCTCTGAGCTTTGCAGGCTGGACCAGCCCCAGTGCTGATATCCCAGGACTGAACAGCCCgaaggaagggaaagaaaacGGGAGCTTTGAGACGGATGGCGACAACAAGAGAG GCAGGAGAGCTGAGCCATCGCTGCGATCACCCTACGAGTCTGGATTCTCCATGACA gaaaTCGATCCTGACAAAGATTTCTCCATCCCTCGTCCTCAGGCGACCAACTACAGAGAACCTTATGATGAATATTACGGACACAATTAA